Genomic DNA from Gemmatimonadota bacterium:
CCCAGTTCTCCACGGGCGGATGGTAGAACACGTCCGCGTTACGGTCCTGGTGTTCATTCAGCACGCCCGCCGCTTCCTTGAACTGCCGGTACTCCAGCAACCGCTGCACGAGTTCTTCCCGCGGGTCGGCGGCCTCTTCTTCATCCTCTTCGGGCCTGCGGGGCAGGAGCATCTTCGACTTGATGCGAAGCAGCGTCGCCGCCATGAGCAGGTACTCGCTCCCCACCTCGAGGTCCAGCAGCTTGAGCAGTTCGAGGTACTGCAGGTACTGCTGCGTGACCAGCGAGATGGGAATATCGTAGATATCCACCTCGTGTTCCTTGATCAGGAACAGCAGGAGATCCAGCGGTCCCTCGAAATGCTCGAGTTTTACCTGGTAGGCCATAACACTTCTTCCGGTCGTTCATTCTTGAGAAACAGGTAGGGGCGCCAGGATTGATGGTGGATGCCTATGAAATCGCGTATAAAGTGTATCCTGCTGGGCGCCTTGGGTTTGCGCCTGAGCACCATGTTCGCTTCCTCCGGCAGCCTGTCTCCCTTTTTATTGTTGCACCGCTGGCAGGCGCACACCATGTTTTCCCAACTGTCCGCTCCGCCCAGGTACCTGGGCAGGACATGATCCACGGTCAACGGTCCCCGCGTAGTGCTGCAGTACTGGCACTGGTGGCCGTCGCGCTTGAGGATGTTCTTCCGGGACAGCATGATGCCCTTGCTGGGTATGCGAACGAAGTTCACAAGCCT
This window encodes:
- a CDS encoding HNH endonuclease, with product MVSEHVLVLNQNYEPLSVCTARRAVILVFLRKAEIIDKYADPVRGVYTLFDRPSIVRLVNFVRIPSKGIMLSRKNILKRDGHQCQYCSTTRGPLTVDHVLPRYLGGADSWENMVCACQRCNNKKGDRLPEEANMVLRRKPKAPSRIHFIRDFIGIHHQSWRPYLFLKNERPEEVLWPTR
- a CDS encoding segregation/condensation protein A; translated protein: MAYQVKLEHFEGPLDLLLFLIKEHEVDIYDIPISLVTQQYLQYLELLKLLDLEVGSEYLLMAATLLRIKSKMLLPRRPEEDEEEAADPREELVQRLLEYRQFKEAAGVLNEHQDRNADVFYHPPVENWDEDLNGVETLDTRLAGNLNLWDLLQAFKFTLDRAKDDFDRTVERETVSIEDRMENILDSLKTRKNLFFSSLFEEDLSRSFLIITFLALLELIRQNRVVFEQTDTLGEIWLTLADSVNSSS